The following is a genomic window from Procambarus clarkii isolate CNS0578487 chromosome 52, FALCON_Pclarkii_2.0, whole genome shotgun sequence.
TGATGACTGACGACCTGTCACGTGGTGATGACTGGTGACCTGTCACGTGGTGATGACTGGTGACCTGTCACGTGGTGATGACTGGTGACCTGTCACGTGGTGATGACTGACGACCTGTCACGTGGTGATGACTGGTGACCTGTCACGTGGTGATGACTGGTGACCTGTCACGTGGTGATGACTGGTGACCTGTCACGTGGTGATGACTGGTGACCTGTCACGTGGTGATGACTGGTGACCTGTCACGTGGTGATGACTGGTGACCTGTCACGTGGTGATGACTGGTGACCTGTCACGTGGTGATGACTGGTGACCTGTCACGTGGTGATGACTGGTGACCTGTCACGTGGTGATGACTGGTGACCTGTCACGTGGTGATGACTGGTGACCTGACACGTGGTGATGACTGGTGACCTGTCACGTGGTGATGACTGGTGACCTGTCACGTGGTGATGACTGGTGACCTGTCACGTGGTGATGACTGGTGACCTGTCACGTGGTGATGACTGGTGACCTGTCACGTGGTGATGACTGGTGACCTGTCACGTGGTGATGACTGGTGACCTGTCACGTGGTGATGACTGGTGACCTGTCACGTGGTGATGACTGGTGACCTGTCACGTGGTGATGACTGGTGACCTGTCACGTGGTGATGACTGGTGACCTGTCACGTGGTGATGACTGACGACCTGTCACGTGGTGATGACTGACGACCTGTCACGTGGTGATGACAGACGACCTGTCACGTGGTGATGACTGGTAACCTGTCacaatatcccagctccttgtcaccatatcccagctccttgtcaccatatcccatttccttgtcaccatatcccagctccttgtcaccatatcccatttccttgtcaccatatcccaatACCATGtcaccatatcccagctccttgtcaccatatcccatttccttgtcaccatatcccaacACCATGtcaccatatcccagctccttgtcaccatatcccaatACCATGtcaccatatcccagctccttgtcaccatatcccatttccttgtcaccatatcccagctccttgtcaccatatcccatttccttgtcaccatatcccaatACCATGtcaccatatcccagctccttgtcaccatatcccatttccttgtcaccatatcccaacACCATGtcaccatatcccagctccttgtcaccatatcccaatACCATGtcaccatatcccagctccttgtcaccatatcccatttccttgtcaccatatcccaacACCATGtcaccatatcccagctccttgtcaccatatcccaacactgtcaccatatcccagctccttgtcaccatatcccaacACCATGtcaccatatcccagctccttgtcaccatatcccaacACCATGtcaccatatcccagctccttgtcaccatatcccaacACCATGtcaccatatcccagctccttgtcaccatatcccaacACCATGtcaccatatcccagctccttgtcaccatatcccaacACCATGTCACCATATCCCACAGTTCCATAACTCAGTCATTCGATttcttgcctaataggccaaaatTTTTAACGTAATCGACCAATGTGTGAAATATCTGCACGTATTAGTCAAAATTAAAACACCGCAATTTTTTGCGTTTTCTATACACAGGCTGCATAGGTTAAGGGGGTTGCTTGGGGGTGGCACATTGCTGACACAACGActgtattttgtacgtagtggtaGCTGCTGAGAATAGTCTGGGTTTAACCTCTGGTTAAGTCGGCCGAGCaggcagcacgcgggacttgtgatcctgtggtcctgggttcaatcccaggcgctggcgagaaacaatgggcagagtttctttcaccctatgcccctgttacctagcagtaaaataggtacctgggtgttagtcagctgtcacgggctgcttcctgggagtggaggcctggtcgaggaccgggccgcggggacactaaaaagccccgaaatcatctcaagataagtgcTCATTTGGCATATGTTAACTACTCTTGCACACCAACATAATTCCATGTTGAATGGAGGAACAGCAATTGCAACAAAAAGGTGACTATATAATGGCGGACATAACGTTATCTTGCCTCACACCGATAGCAAGGGTTATaggcttctgttaaatatatcagGGATGTTAACATACCCGTATTCAACCTTTCTTGCAAGAGCAGGAGAGTTGTCAGTGGCGGCAGACCTGGTGATTGGAGCCACAGTTGCATCGTTAAGGCTCTGGTCTACGTGAAGTAGTTAGTGATCGTTCAGTCATCTTCAGTTCTTGCATCACAAATGATCTCAAACTCTCAAAATGTTTGGAATGTAAAATAATTAATATACTTGAAAATGCCCCcacataaactttatataatgcaTTTTCGAATGGTATAACTCATACTATTAACTACCGTTAATGGTATAACTCATACTATTAACTACCGTTAATGGTATAACTCATACCATTAACTACCGTTAATGGTATAACTCATACCATTAACTACCGTTAATGGTATAACTCATACTATTAACTACCGTTAATGGTATAACTCATACTATTAACTACCGTTAATGGTATAACTCATACTATTAACTACCGTTAATGGTATAACTCATACCATTAACTACCGTTAATGGTATAACTCATACCATTAACTACCGTTAATGGTATAACTCATTTCAACAGCAAATCAACACAGGTCATGATGGACTACGTAACGGACAGACACAAAGAAGCTGTAGACAGATATATACCACCACTAAGGGTCAAGGGAAGCAAGGTGACCATTACCTCAGGGTCCAACAGTGTCTGGCAGACAACAGAAGAACAAAAGAACATGGAAGAAGAACATAGAATAGAGAACAGAAGTAAATGACGTTCAAagaggccagaaatgagtacacagAAACTATAAGTGTGGCAGAGAAGCTGTATGAGGAAGACTCTGTACATACGACTAAGTCCCTGCCCAAACTGTTCCACAGTCCCATCAGGATGACTGTGAATGAGCAGGTTACCTCACTTGACAAAAGTGAAGGAGGACACACAGAGAACGATAAGGAGGTGTGCGAGGAACATTAAAGTTTTCAGGAAATATtgaaggtggaaactgagttgacTCAAGAGCTTAGAGCCCAACCTGAACGGGAAATTCCACAGTAGAGCCTCACAGGAGTGAGAGAGAAGtgaagaaggagaagaagaacTGTACGTGACAAACGCCGTGAGACCAGACAAAATATCACCCTGGGTACTAAAGGAAGCAGCTGGAGCACTGTGCAGGTCACTGCTTCACATCACTAACACTGGCAAATGTTTCCTGTAGGAAAATACTCTTCCGGAATTTGTACCTTAAATTTTGTTTACAATCATAAACATGGATTGAGCAAAGAAAAAGCTTGTTTGATCAAGTTATTGGAGTTCTATGACAAGATGACAAGtcaaacaggagagagagagggctgggtagactgcatcttcctggagtgccagaaagcttttgacactgctcCTTGCAAGTGTCTCCCATACAAACTTGACAAACAAACTGATATATGAGGGTAATTACTAGAGTGGGCGAAGGAGTACCCTTCAGCAGGAAGACCAAGAGTCATGGTAACAGGAGAACTACAGAGAGAGGGAacgagtggagtgcctcaagggtcGGTACTGGCACCCATCCTGGCCCTAATATACATAAACCATCTAACACAGGAAGTCAGTTAATTTTTATCCATGTTTGCTGATGCTAAACTACTGAGGCTGATCAGAACTGAGAAGGACTACACTAcattacaagatgacctggacaatctccagagatggtctgagaaatggctaccagactttaaccctgacaaatgcaaggttatgaggaCAGGAGGAGGAGCAAGGAGACCACACACACGGTGAAGGGAAGACAACTGACAACTTGTGAGGAAGAGAACGACTCAGAAGTGAACACAACTGCAGGTgtgacacaagaggcacacgtcaCCAGCGTTCAcgggcgtggtgtgggcgtgtgtgggcgtggtgtgggtgtggcgtggGCGGCACTGCGGCAGACCTGCAGGCCACACCTGCGCCACACCTGGGGCCTCCCCCAAGAGGCAGCAAGAAGCGTGTTGCCCAACAGTCACGTCGAGAGAGGCCGGCACCAGAGCACGCCGCTCCTTACCTTGTTTCCTCTCGTTAATGGCTGACCAGGGCCAACTACCTCGTTCCCTCCCCGACTCTTGTACAGCTGAATCacctgtgatgatggtggtgaatgttggtggtggtggtggtggtggtggtgctgctggtgatggtggtgctggtggtgatggtggtgccctCGAGGGCcagctagtggtggtgctggtgatggtggtggtgccctcGAGGGccagctagtggtggtggtggtgccctcgagggccagccagtggtggtgctgctggtggtggtggtggtggtgccctcgagggccagccagtggtggtggtggcacagttGACACCACTGGTAACAATTGTTGTGGTAGTTAGGCCTCTCTGTTACATGACCCAAGGAGCAGGGAGCCATTGATCTTGGCCGGGGttgctggcccaccaccaccaccaccaccaccaccaccaccaccaggaagaccaccaccaccaccaccaccaggaacaccactaccaccaccaccaccaccaccaggaacaccactaccaccaccaccaccaccaccaggaacaccactaccaccaccaccaccaccaccaccaccaggaacaccaccaccaccaccaccaccaccaccaccaggaacaccaccaccaccaccaccaccaccaggaacaccaccaccaccaccaccaccaccaccaccaccaccaccaggaacaccaccaccaccaccaccaccaccaggaacaccaccaccaccaccaccaccaccaccaccaccaccaccaggaacaccaccaccaccaccaccaccaccaccaccaggaacaccaccaccaccaccaccaccaggaacaccaccaccaccaccaccaggaacaccaccaccaccaccaccaggaacaccaccaccaccaccaccaggaacaccaccaccaccaccaccagaaacaccaccaccaccaccaccaggaacaccaccaccaccaccaccaggaacaccaccaccaccaccaccaggaacaccaccaccaccaccaccaccaccaccaggaacaccaccaccaccaccaccaccaccaccaggaacaccaccaccaccaccaccaccaccaccaggaacaccaccaccaccaggaacaccaccaccaccaccaccaggaacaccaccaccaccaccacc
Proteins encoded in this region:
- the LOC138352020 gene encoding postacrosomal sheath WW domain-binding protein-like, producing MVLGYGDKEMGYGDKELGYGDMVLGYGDKELGYGDMVLGYGDKEMGYGDKELGYGDMVLGYGDKEMGYGDKELGYGDKEMGYGDKELGYGDMVLGYGDKELGYGDMVLGYGDKEMGYGDKELGYGDMVLGYGDKEMGYGDKELGYGDKEMGYGDKELGYGDKELGYCDRLPVITT